The proteins below are encoded in one region of Effusibacillus dendaii:
- a CDS encoding tetratricopeptide repeat protein: MFDKPFDQLFRALQRIEKQLAGAGLEEKQILQEELIALRALCDRFVEKWLTFEEKISNLADQYNLQIDTVESPAPVFKPQPQPQAPEKKIEWQPISGKAADKPVKVMAPPLLPRAEEELLIQSFRKGLGYFDLLMYPDAIRELERVVELDGDFMIARLYLAFGYAGKKEHGKAIEQLHVVASAVKEPFLAATVHHTFGHIYAEQEQFQQAIEQFKQAASHFKEFRDIHFNLGVCQYNLKQYNEALASFLAALDQEPNDWEAERIVSAIWRRLGSLPKAIAHIEKAYRLNSTDFHILMQYGDLMLQNGQVGLAYSLYERANRFHPYEVEPIGAIGWLHMREGNYPDAIACFKKQLSLKRDHIQSQINLGWAMLMAGDYQRAGRIFTRVMQRFPQSIEAQIGTARVLFQMRQTDDAHQIVSQIMESGNFTQRKIGLLQSGCFALQEGDYRTAIERFASALQIDPRCKETLFFKGVAHSGLGESELAEQCWHRLQENPVPL; encoded by the coding sequence TTGTTTGACAAACCGTTTGATCAATTGTTTCGGGCGCTTCAACGTATCGAAAAGCAGCTGGCCGGTGCCGGTCTGGAAGAAAAACAGATTTTGCAGGAAGAACTGATTGCGTTGCGTGCGTTATGTGACCGATTTGTGGAAAAATGGCTGACTTTTGAAGAAAAAATCTCAAATTTGGCCGATCAATACAACCTTCAGATTGATACTGTGGAGTCTCCGGCCCCGGTTTTCAAACCGCAACCCCAACCGCAAGCGCCTGAAAAAAAGATCGAATGGCAGCCAATATCCGGAAAGGCTGCAGATAAGCCGGTAAAAGTGATGGCGCCTCCTCTTCTGCCAAGGGCGGAAGAAGAACTCTTAATTCAATCCTTTCGAAAAGGGCTGGGATATTTTGATTTACTTATGTACCCGGATGCGATTCGCGAACTGGAGAGAGTGGTGGAGTTAGACGGAGATTTTATGATCGCGCGTCTCTATTTGGCGTTTGGGTATGCAGGCAAAAAAGAACACGGGAAAGCGATTGAACAGCTGCATGTAGTCGCGTCCGCTGTAAAGGAACCGTTCTTAGCCGCCACGGTGCATCATACGTTTGGCCATATTTATGCGGAACAAGAACAGTTCCAACAAGCAATTGAACAGTTTAAGCAGGCAGCTTCCCATTTTAAAGAGTTCCGCGATATACATTTTAATTTGGGCGTCTGCCAGTACAACTTAAAACAATACAACGAAGCACTGGCCTCTTTCCTGGCGGCGCTTGACCAGGAACCGAACGATTGGGAGGCGGAACGGATTGTATCGGCCATTTGGCGTCGGCTCGGTTCGCTGCCAAAAGCGATTGCGCACATTGAAAAAGCATATCGGTTGAATTCGACAGATTTTCATATTTTAATGCAATACGGGGATCTGATGCTGCAAAACGGGCAAGTTGGGCTGGCGTATTCCTTGTATGAACGGGCAAACCGTTTTCATCCCTATGAAGTGGAGCCGATTGGAGCAATTGGTTGGCTTCATATGCGAGAAGGAAACTACCCGGATGCGATTGCCTGTTTTAAAAAACAACTGAGTTTAAAACGTGACCACATTCAATCCCAGATCAATTTGGGGTGGGCCATGCTGATGGCGGGAGACTATCAGAGAGCGGGCCGAATCTTCACGCGGGTCATGCAGCGGTTCCCTCAATCGATAGAAGCGCAGATTGGAACGGCAAGAGTTCTGTTTCAAATGCGGCAAACCGACGATGCACATCAGATTGTTAGCCAGATCATGGAATCCGGCAATTTCACACAACGCAAAATCGGCTTGTTGCAATCCGGCTGTTTCGCGTTACAAGAGGGAGACTATCGGACGGCTATCGAACGTTTTGCCTCTGCTTTGCAAATTGATCCCCGTTGTAAAGAAACCCTGTTTTTTAAAGGTGTTGCCCATTCCGGTTTGGGAGAATCAGAGCTGGCCGAACAATGTTGGCATCGTTTGCAGGAAAACCCGGTCCCGTTATAG
- a CDS encoding nucleotide pyrophosphohydrolase, translating into MQKEVDEHISQLKEGYFPPMSLIVRLTEELGELAREVNHRFGEKKKKASEEESSIAEEIGDVLYCLTCLANSLQIDMEAAHRSVMHKFKTRDANRWTKKEE; encoded by the coding sequence ATGCAAAAAGAGGTGGACGAGCACATCTCCCAATTAAAAGAGGGTTACTTTCCGCCCATGAGTTTGATTGTCCGATTGACGGAAGAGTTAGGCGAACTGGCCCGGGAAGTAAACCATCGTTTCGGCGAGAAAAAAAAGAAAGCAAGTGAAGAAGAAAGCAGTATCGCGGAGGAAATTGGGGACGTATTGTATTGTTTAACTTGTCTGGCGAATTCTTTGCAGATTGACATGGAAGCGGCTCACCGCAGTGTCATGCACAAATTCAAAACCAGAGATGCAAACCGTTGGACGAAAAAAGAGGAGTGA
- the panB gene encoding 3-methyl-2-oxobutanoate hydroxymethyltransferase, producing MSEQKVKQTTVSLREMKKENKRIAMVTAYDYPSASAVEEAGVDLILVGDSLGMVVLGYDTTLPVTMEDMIHHTKAVKRGAKNTFVVTDLPFLSAHISLSETVRNAGRLIQEAGADAVKLEGGREMLEEVRAIIRANIPVMGHLGLTPQSVNQLGGFKLQGKDLDSAKRIFEDAMLLEEAGCFAIVLEMVPTPLAALISEHLKIPTIGIGAGAGCDGQVLVIHDMLGITHNYMPRFVKTYSHLYGSMVESLQTYSREVKEGAFPTTEHEFGMKEEVLYQLKKELQLS from the coding sequence ATGTCTGAACAGAAAGTAAAGCAGACAACTGTGTCATTAAGAGAAATGAAAAAAGAGAACAAGCGGATTGCAATGGTAACCGCCTATGATTATCCGTCTGCAAGTGCGGTGGAAGAGGCGGGCGTCGATCTCATCCTGGTCGGCGATTCACTGGGTATGGTGGTCTTGGGATATGACACTACCTTGCCTGTTACAATGGAAGATATGATCCATCATACGAAGGCGGTCAAACGAGGTGCCAAAAACACATTTGTGGTGACCGACCTGCCATTTTTATCCGCTCATATCTCACTATCAGAGACGGTTCGAAATGCCGGCCGATTGATCCAGGAGGCAGGTGCCGATGCAGTCAAATTGGAAGGCGGCAGGGAGATGCTGGAGGAAGTTCGCGCCATTATTCGCGCCAATATTCCAGTGATGGGCCATCTCGGACTCACGCCTCAGTCGGTCAATCAATTGGGCGGTTTCAAATTGCAAGGCAAGGATTTGGACAGCGCCAAGCGAATTTTTGAAGACGCGATGCTGCTGGAGGAAGCAGGCTGCTTTGCGATTGTGTTGGAGATGGTTCCGACACCGCTCGCCGCATTGATTTCCGAACACTTGAAAATCCCGACAATCGGAATTGGCGCCGGAGCAGGCTGTGATGGACAGGTTCTGGTGATTCACGATATGCTCGGCATTACTCATAACTATATGCCGCGTTTTGTCAAAACATACAGTCATCTGTACGGCTCAATGGTGGAATCGCTGCAAACTTACAGCCGGGAGGTAAAGGAAGGCGCATTTCCGACAACTGAACATGAGTTTGGCATGAAAGAGGAAGTACTGTATCAACTGAAAAAGGAGCTTCAGTTGTCATGA
- a CDS encoding CCA tRNA nucleotidyltransferase yields the protein MAKIDSLGSANDKPYVVYHVLDTLLNAGFEAYLVGGCVRDKLLGLTPGDYDVATNALPDQVQSLFPHTVPTGIQHGTVSVLEDGERIEVTTFRREGVYKDARRPSEVRFDASLQEDLARRDFTINAMAQDRFGNLFDPFGGQSDLEQQIIRAVGDPSARFQEDALRMLRAVRFSAVLGFQIESETWRSIIQHAPIIGRIARERIRDEWNKMVCADLSLGVDQLIRSGLFSFIFGSILSRTKEEWLRAAQFADRLPKKLDLRHAALLLGTDVRLVQKWMNQIRQPKRLTRSVVAILEAMPDSNPLRWSPFDWRQFLYQHGQHAAEQAILIYSQMIPVDADKLIAVCLASIEDQPIWSLADLAVTGHDILKHTGRRPGPWLGPLLNQLAQLVLTNPNLNRSQELKHAAEHFLQKGSL from the coding sequence ATGGCGAAAATCGACTCACTCGGCTCAGCAAACGATAAACCGTATGTTGTCTACCATGTGCTCGATACGCTTCTGAATGCCGGATTTGAAGCCTATTTGGTGGGGGGCTGTGTGCGGGACAAACTGCTGGGTCTGACTCCGGGCGATTATGATGTAGCCACAAACGCGCTGCCAGATCAGGTGCAATCCTTGTTTCCCCATACGGTGCCTACCGGTATTCAGCATGGTACGGTATCTGTATTGGAGGATGGGGAACGGATTGAAGTGACCACGTTTCGCCGCGAGGGAGTGTACAAAGATGCCAGAAGGCCGAGTGAAGTCAGATTTGATGCCTCGTTACAGGAAGATTTGGCGAGACGGGATTTCACCATCAATGCCATGGCGCAGGACAGATTCGGTAACTTATTCGATCCGTTCGGGGGACAGTCTGATTTGGAACAACAGATCATTCGGGCTGTGGGCGATCCGTCTGCCCGATTTCAGGAAGACGCTTTACGGATGTTGCGGGCTGTCCGTTTTTCTGCTGTTTTGGGGTTTCAGATCGAATCGGAAACGTGGCGGAGCATAATCCAACATGCGCCGATAATCGGACGAATCGCTCGTGAGAGAATACGGGATGAATGGAATAAAATGGTGTGCGCCGATCTGTCACTGGGGGTTGATCAACTCATTCGATCGGGGCTTTTCTCCTTTATTTTTGGCTCCATTCTGTCCCGTACAAAGGAGGAATGGCTGCGGGCCGCACAATTTGCAGACCGCTTGCCGAAAAAATTGGATTTGCGCCATGCGGCATTACTACTGGGGACAGACGTGCGTCTCGTGCAAAAATGGATGAATCAGATACGGCAGCCGAAACGTCTGACTCGTTCGGTTGTCGCCATCTTAGAGGCGATGCCTGACTCGAACCCGCTCCGCTGGTCTCCGTTTGATTGGCGGCAGTTTCTCTATCAACACGGGCAACATGCTGCCGAACAGGCGATTTTGATCTATAGTCAAATGATACCGGTCGATGCGGATAAATTGATCGCAGTCTGTTTGGCTTCTATCGAGGACCAACCGATTTGGTCGCTTGCCGATCTTGCTGTGACAGGGCATGACATCCTTAAACATACTGGCAGACGACCAGGTCCCTGGTTGGGACCGCTGCTGAACCAATTGGCGCAATTGGTCCTGACAAATCCCAATTTAAACCGGTCGCAGGAGTTAAAACATGCGGCCGAACATTTTTTGCAAAAAGGAAGTCTGTAA
- a CDS encoding YkvI family membrane protein → MQKQQIKQSLQIGFTYIGTVVGAGFASGQEILQFFTVYGEWSYLGILISVLLFAWVGGKMLLLGAKLKANSYRELNAYLFGERLALWIDLFMLVMLFGVTVAMLAGVGALFDENFQLPFELGVLVTMAATYFTIMRGMQGILAANTIIVPVMMTLVCFIFLKTAWTTGMRTSTVIPQPSGSWLTSAISYAAFNLGLASSVLVPLGNEIKDRKTLVLGGCVGSVGLGIMLLGANFALTTHFPTVLNYQVPMAFLISTSGALLQTIFVLVLWGEIFSTLIANVYGLGSQLIAPYPAEKGPLLIVLILTSAFFVSQIGFTKIVTYLYPIFGYLSFLLMTLLLWPHNVQKRS, encoded by the coding sequence TTGCAAAAACAGCAAATCAAACAATCTCTCCAGATCGGCTTTACGTATATCGGCACGGTTGTTGGTGCCGGCTTCGCTTCCGGACAAGAAATTCTGCAGTTTTTTACCGTTTATGGAGAATGGTCCTATTTGGGGATTCTCATTTCAGTTTTGCTGTTCGCTTGGGTAGGCGGCAAGATGCTGCTGTTGGGCGCAAAATTGAAAGCCAATTCCTACCGCGAGTTGAACGCCTATTTGTTTGGCGAACGGTTGGCGTTATGGATCGACCTGTTTATGCTTGTTATGCTGTTTGGGGTTACAGTCGCCATGCTGGCCGGAGTAGGGGCATTGTTTGACGAAAATTTTCAACTCCCGTTTGAATTGGGAGTCCTGGTTACGATGGCCGCAACCTATTTCACGATCATGCGGGGAATGCAAGGCATTTTGGCAGCCAACACCATTATTGTACCGGTTATGATGACGCTCGTCTGCTTCATTTTCTTAAAAACAGCCTGGACGACAGGTATGAGAACGTCAACCGTGATTCCGCAACCTTCCGGATCCTGGCTGACTTCTGCCATTTCCTACGCCGCGTTCAATTTGGGATTAGCCTCTTCTGTACTGGTACCGCTGGGAAACGAAATTAAAGATCGAAAAACATTGGTTCTCGGCGGATGTGTCGGTTCTGTCGGCCTCGGGATCATGCTCTTGGGAGCAAATTTTGCATTAACTACACATTTTCCGACAGTTTTAAACTATCAAGTGCCTATGGCGTTCCTCATCTCCACATCAGGAGCACTTCTGCAGACTATATTTGTTCTCGTTTTATGGGGTGAGATTTTCAGCACTTTAATTGCCAATGTTTACGGACTGGGCAGTCAATTGATCGCTCCTTATCCTGCTGAAAAGGGCCCGTTGTTAATTGTACTGATCCTTACATCGGCCTTTTTTGTCAGCCAAATCGGATTTACCAAAATTGTCACCTATTTGTACCCGATTTTTGGTTATCTCAGTTTTCTCTTGATGACTCTCCTGCTTTGGCCGCATAATGTTCAAAAAAGATCGTGA
- the dapB gene encoding 4-hydroxy-tetrahydrodipicolinate reductase — translation MANSDRQIRVAVAGALGKMGREVVKTVMADPAFQLVAAIDPSSVGQDIGSLIGTEEAGVFVANSLAEALLQSSAEVLIDFTTPNVVTQNVYIALEYGVRPVVGTTGIKQEDLQAWDRILKEKQIGGVVAPNFAIGAILMMKFSAMAAKYMPHVEIIELHHDQKLDAPSGTAVKTAEMIAKERARMQQGHPAEEEKLQGARGADFEGMKIHSVRLPGYVAHQEVLFGGVGQTLVIRHDSISRESFMPGVALAAKKVTGITGLVYGLENLID, via the coding sequence ATGGCAAACTCAGATCGGCAAATTCGCGTGGCAGTTGCAGGTGCATTAGGAAAAATGGGCCGGGAAGTGGTAAAAACAGTGATGGCGGATCCGGCTTTTCAATTAGTGGCAGCCATTGATCCGTCAAGTGTGGGACAGGACATTGGAAGCCTGATTGGGACGGAGGAAGCAGGTGTGTTCGTTGCAAACAGCCTGGCAGAAGCGCTTCTGCAATCTTCCGCTGAAGTGTTGATTGATTTTACCACACCAAACGTGGTGACTCAGAATGTTTATATCGCATTGGAATATGGCGTACGTCCGGTAGTCGGAACGACCGGCATCAAACAAGAGGATCTGCAGGCGTGGGACCGTATTTTAAAAGAGAAACAGATTGGCGGGGTGGTGGCCCCCAACTTCGCAATCGGGGCGATTTTGATGATGAAATTTTCCGCGATGGCAGCCAAATATATGCCGCATGTAGAGATTATTGAACTGCATCATGACCAAAAATTGGATGCTCCCTCCGGAACGGCCGTTAAAACAGCGGAGATGATTGCCAAAGAGCGGGCTCGCATGCAGCAGGGCCATCCCGCAGAGGAGGAAAAGTTACAGGGAGCGCGGGGAGCCGATTTTGAAGGGATGAAAATCCATTCGGTTCGGTTGCCCGGTTATGTGGCCCATCAGGAAGTCCTCTTTGGCGGTGTGGGACAAACACTGGTTATCCGGCATGATTCGATCAGCCGTGAATCGTTTATGCCGGGGGTTGCCTTGGCGGCGAAAAAGGTAACAGGCATTACCGGCCTGGTTTATGGTTTGGAAAATCTGATCGACTGA
- the ylbJ gene encoding sporulation integral membrane protein YlbJ, whose translation MPGLLKRSTTPLLAIVVVFMTLSLVFYPKEGFEAGVSGMKVFWEVIIPSLLPFFILSELLLGAGVVHALGVLLEPLMRPLFSVPGVGAFALSMGLAAGYPMDAVITAKFRESKLCTRVEGERLLAFTNTADPMFMFGGVAVGMFRNPAIGSLLAAAHYIAAFLVGICFKLYGLGKDKEAAVGQRATGNLFARAYREMIRAREEDGRPFGKLLGDAVNDSIKTLLMIGGFIIFFSVVIKVLTLAAVIPLLALPIVGLFNLFGIDLSLVNPFLSGIFEIDIGSAQAAVTHAPLIQQLLIVSFIIAWSGLSVHAQVASVLTGTDIRFTPYVVARLLHGVLAAVFTVLLFNWGVGQSDASVWAPLPSTISTAVAEPSTAARWLASLSALKNWFLLIGGLTLFSVAVYLVRNVRIVFFRTRMNEK comes from the coding sequence ATGCCCGGATTACTTAAACGTTCCACAACACCGCTATTGGCCATTGTGGTGGTGTTCATGACCCTTTCACTCGTATTTTATCCGAAAGAAGGGTTTGAGGCAGGCGTGTCGGGGATGAAAGTTTTTTGGGAAGTGATAATTCCCTCCCTGCTTCCGTTTTTTATCCTGTCGGAGTTGCTGCTAGGTGCGGGAGTCGTACATGCGCTGGGAGTTCTGTTAGAACCGCTAATGCGCCCCTTATTTAGCGTTCCAGGAGTCGGGGCATTCGCGCTGTCGATGGGGCTGGCTGCCGGTTATCCGATGGATGCGGTCATTACCGCAAAGTTTAGAGAAAGCAAACTGTGTACCCGTGTCGAGGGGGAACGTCTGCTCGCTTTCACCAACACGGCTGATCCCATGTTCATGTTTGGCGGCGTGGCGGTAGGCATGTTCCGCAATCCGGCAATCGGCAGCCTGTTGGCGGCAGCACATTATATAGCCGCTTTTCTGGTGGGTATTTGCTTTAAACTCTACGGTCTCGGCAAAGATAAAGAAGCAGCTGTCGGACAACGGGCCACTGGCAATCTGTTTGCGCGCGCCTACAGAGAGATGATTCGCGCACGGGAGGAAGATGGACGTCCGTTTGGAAAACTGCTTGGCGACGCCGTGAACGATTCGATCAAAACGCTGCTGATGATTGGCGGGTTTATTATCTTCTTCTCCGTCGTCATTAAAGTATTAACCCTGGCGGCGGTAATTCCGCTGCTCGCGCTCCCGATTGTCGGTCTCTTCAATTTGTTCGGCATTGATTTATCGCTTGTCAATCCATTCCTGTCCGGTATTTTTGAGATTGATATCGGCTCGGCGCAAGCGGCAGTTACACACGCCCCCCTCATTCAACAACTGTTAATTGTTTCGTTTATAATTGCATGGAGCGGGTTGTCTGTTCACGCACAGGTTGCATCCGTATTGACAGGCACCGACATCCGCTTTACACCTTATGTGGTGGCGCGTTTGCTGCATGGCGTATTGGCTGCCGTGTTCACGGTGCTTCTGTTCAACTGGGGTGTGGGCCAATCCGATGCCAGCGTTTGGGCTCCGCTGCCTTCGACCATTTCCACAGCCGTTGCGGAACCTTCCACCGCTGCCCGTTGGCTGGCCTCATTAAGCGCTCTGAAAAATTGGTTCCTGCTGATTGGCGGCCTGACGCTCTTCTCCGTTGCCGTTTACTTGGTACGTAATGTACGCATCGTATTTTTCCGCACCCGTATGAATGAAAAATAA
- the panC gene encoding pantoate--beta-alanine ligase, with amino-acid sequence MKTLNQIQILHTIDDIRRFVKQHRADGRSIGLVPTMGSLHEGHLALARQAKQQCDIAVMSIFVNPLQFGPAEDFDRYPRNLENDAKLAETAQVDAIFAPSVREMYPNQQFTYVDVELLTENLCGASRPGHFRGVTTVVSKLFHIVLPDKAFFGQKDAQQLRVIQQMTEDLNMPVEIVPCPIVREPDGLAMSSRNVFLSPEERKQALSLFRSLQEAEMLYRSGERSAQAILNHVAAIIKQQPLADIDYIKIVDAKTLSDVQTIEQKALLALAVRFGQTRLIDNTFLD; translated from the coding sequence ATGAAAACTTTGAATCAGATCCAAATTCTGCATACGATTGATGATATTCGTCGTTTTGTAAAACAGCACCGGGCGGACGGCAGGTCAATTGGCCTCGTGCCGACGATGGGATCCCTGCATGAAGGTCATTTGGCGTTGGCAAGGCAAGCAAAGCAGCAATGCGACATAGCGGTGATGAGTATTTTCGTCAATCCGTTGCAGTTTGGTCCAGCAGAAGATTTTGACCGATATCCTCGAAATTTGGAGAATGATGCGAAATTGGCGGAAACGGCCCAAGTGGATGCGATTTTTGCGCCATCTGTACGGGAAATGTATCCAAATCAACAATTCACATACGTAGATGTCGAACTTTTAACGGAAAACCTTTGCGGGGCGTCCCGGCCAGGCCATTTTCGCGGTGTAACTACGGTCGTTTCCAAACTGTTCCATATTGTGCTGCCTGACAAAGCGTTTTTCGGTCAAAAAGATGCGCAGCAGTTGCGTGTCATCCAGCAGATGACCGAGGATCTGAATATGCCGGTTGAAATCGTTCCTTGCCCGATTGTCAGGGAACCGGACGGATTGGCGATGAGTTCCCGCAACGTATTCCTTTCGCCGGAAGAGCGAAAACAGGCATTATCCCTGTTTCGTTCCCTGCAGGAGGCGGAGATGCTGTACCGGTCAGGCGAGCGATCCGCCCAAGCGATTTTAAACCATGTGGCGGCAATCATTAAACAACAGCCGTTGGCCGATATTGATTACATCAAGATCGTCGATGCGAAAACACTGTCAGATGTTCAAACGATCGAACAAAAAGCTTTGCTCGCATTGGCGGTCCGATTTGGGCAAACCAGGTTGATCGACAATACGTTTTTGGATTGA
- a CDS encoding biotin--[acetyl-CoA-carboxylase] ligase: protein MSDMKERILQLLRTHQTDYISGEEICKQFSVSRTAIWKHIKELQDEGYPIDAVRNKGYKLLALPDLVTAAEIREGLMTERMGQKILSLKTVDSTNVLAAKMADEGASEGMLVISDMQTGGKGRRGKSWFSPSGTGIWMSLVLRPKLSFSQAPQLTLVAAVAVSQAISQHMGKKAGIKWPNDILLDDKKCCGILTEMNIRSEEIDYVILGIGLNVNQTADDFPEELRSTATSLRIYSGTPYKRASVVQSILERFETLYDSYVKQGSFATIREQWKAQSVTIGKRVSAYLAEGIITGTAVDIDDVGALILETENGQRKVYSADIS, encoded by the coding sequence ATGAGCGATATGAAGGAACGGATCTTGCAACTGCTGCGAACACATCAAACAGATTACATATCGGGCGAGGAAATTTGCAAACAGTTTTCCGTCAGCCGTACAGCGATCTGGAAACATATTAAAGAGCTGCAGGATGAAGGATATCCAATTGATGCGGTGCGCAATAAGGGATACAAATTGCTGGCTCTGCCGGATCTGGTTACAGCCGCAGAAATTCGTGAGGGACTCATGACCGAGAGGATGGGGCAAAAAATACTGTCTCTGAAAACGGTTGACTCCACCAACGTACTGGCAGCCAAAATGGCTGACGAAGGCGCGTCGGAAGGAATGCTTGTCATTTCGGATATGCAAACCGGCGGTAAAGGACGCCGTGGCAAATCCTGGTTTTCTCCATCAGGAACGGGAATTTGGATGAGCCTGGTTTTGCGTCCCAAATTGTCTTTTTCACAGGCGCCTCAGCTGACATTGGTAGCTGCTGTTGCGGTCAGTCAGGCAATCAGTCAGCATATGGGGAAAAAAGCGGGCATCAAGTGGCCTAACGATATTTTACTGGACGATAAAAAATGCTGCGGCATCCTGACCGAAATGAATATTCGTTCGGAAGAAATCGATTATGTCATTTTGGGAATCGGCCTCAACGTCAACCAAACAGCAGATGATTTTCCGGAGGAACTGAGATCGACTGCCACATCGCTCAGAATTTATTCGGGTACACCTTACAAAAGGGCGTCTGTGGTGCAAAGTATTCTTGAGCGATTTGAGACGCTGTATGATTCGTATGTGAAGCAGGGAAGTTTTGCAACGATTCGCGAACAGTGGAAAGCGCAGAGCGTCACAATCGGGAAACGCGTATCTGCCTATCTGGCCGAGGGCATCATAACGGGGACAGCGGTCGATATTGATGATGTGGGCGCGTTAATTCTGGAAACAGAAAACGGACAGCGAAAGGTTTATTCGGCGGATATCAGTTAA
- the panD gene encoding aspartate 1-decarboxylase: MFRTMMKGKIHRAVVTQANLNYIGSITIDEDILDAVDILENEKVQIVNNNNGARLETYVIPGPRGSGVICLNGAAARLVQEGDTVIIISYALVEESKVREHRPVVAIMNPDNTIRELIKQEQHSTVL, from the coding sequence ATGTTTCGCACTATGATGAAAGGGAAAATTCACAGAGCGGTTGTCACACAGGCAAACCTGAACTATATTGGTTCCATTACAATTGATGAAGATATTTTGGATGCGGTTGACATATTGGAAAATGAAAAAGTGCAGATCGTCAACAACAATAACGGGGCACGGCTTGAAACCTACGTTATTCCAGGTCCACGCGGCTCCGGCGTGATTTGTTTAAACGGTGCGGCTGCCCGTCTTGTGCAGGAGGGCGATACGGTCATTATCATTTCATATGCCTTGGTTGAAGAGTCCAAAGTTCGGGAGCACCGGCCAGTGGTTGCGATTATGAATCCGGATAACACGATCCGGGAATTAATCAAACAGGAACAGCACAGTACCGTTTTATAG